From the Burkholderia sp. WP9 genome, the window AGGTTCCAGACGAATTCGCCGGTGGCTTCTATGTTGGTGACGCTGTCTTTACGACCTTCGCTGCAAAAACCGATGATCGCCGGGAAGGTGGCGAACGCGCCGAAGAAACTGTATGGCGCGAGATTCAAAGTACCTTCGGCGTCGCGCGACGAAATCCAGCCGATCAGCCGCGGTGCGACGATGGCTTTGAAGGGATCGTGCGCAAGGCCGTGGCCCGTGGCGGGATCGTAGAAGTAGTGGGACATGGCGCTGAGTCGGCTTGACGGATTGAGGCTGGATTGTGGGCTAGAGGGCATTTATACAGCAGAGCGGCGGCCGCTGCTGGGCATGGCATTTCCCGCAAGGCACCCCGCGCCATTTCCGGTGAGGCCGTGATGATGCGCAAGAAGCCTCGCCCCCGTTCCGCAATCAGCCGCCGTCGCCGTGTCCGTTCATCAACCGCGACTGATCACGCGGCGGCGTCCTTCTTTCACCTGCGCCAGATGCGCGTCGTCCCATTCGTAGAAACCGGCGCCGCTGCGCACGCCGACGCGCCCCGCGTCGACCTGCTCGCGCAATAAGTCGAGCACGTCTTCGTCTTTGGCCAGTTCGGGCATCAGATGCGTGGAGATATCGAGGAAGGTGTCGAGCCCGCCCATATCCGCACCCTCGAGCGGCCCAACGATCCCCCAGCGGCGTCCGAGCGACGCCTTCATCACGCGGTCGACCACGTCAGGCGTCGCCGCCCCGGAGCGGACAATGTTCAACGCCTCGCGCAGCACCGCGAACTGCAAGCGATTGCCGACAAAGCCCGGAATCGCCTTCGCCAGCACCACCGGCTCCATGCCGATCGCGCTCATCAACGCGGCGGTCTGCTGGGTCACTTCCGGCGCGGTCGCCGTGCCCGGCACGACTTCAACGAGCGGAATCATGTGCGGCGGGTTCCAGAAATGCGCGATCACGAAGCGCTCTTTCGCGCGCAACGGCGTGACCAGTTGATCAGGCGGGAAACCGCTGGTATTGCTCGCGAGAATCGCGTCATCGGAGAGCAACTCAGTCAGCGCCGCATACAGGCGATGCTTCAGTTCGAGCACTTCGGGAATGGCCTCGATCACGAATTGCGCCGACGCCATCACGTCGAGTTGCGCATGGGTTTCGATGCGCGCCAACGCCGCTTGCCGTGCCGCCTGATCGATGCGCCCGGCGTCGATCAGCTCGTCGAGCACCGCTTCCGCTTTCGAAGCAACGCTCGCAAGACGCGCCGGATCGACGTCGTGGACGATCGTTCTGTGTCCGTGCAGCGCGCTTTGCGTCGCAATGCCGACGCCCATCAATCCTGTGCCAACTACCCCTATGACTGCCTTGTCCACGCCGCTCTCCCGCTGCCGTCGATAAAAGCTTCGAAGCATAGCGCAGCGCGCCGATTCTCAAGGCCGAACGCGACAAAGCCGGTCTTCCGCGAGGAAGGACCGGCTTTGTGCGCTTCACGCCGCGTCGCGCGGCGCCGTCATTCGGCCATTAGTAGCGCTGCGGCGGCGGACGATGGTCGCCGTGGTGGTGCGGGTCGTAATCGTGCGGGTGATGGCGCATCCAGTCGTCATGAGCCCAGTAGCGGTGGCCGTCGTAGTAACGATCGCCATGCCAGCCGATATTGATCGACACGCCCACCGGCGTCATGTGCGGCTGACCGTAGACCGCCGGTCCCGGACCGTTCTCCACGACCACCCGTTCCTGGGCGAATGCGCTGCCGGCTGCGAGCAGCGCGCCGCCCGCCAGCAGCGTTGCAATGATCGAACGCGATGTCTTGTTAAAGGTTTTCATTGTGACCTCCCATCAAAGTTTTGTATCAAGCCGGCGTCCGTGCTCGTTCGGCCTCGAACTGCAATGTCAGGCTCGAACCAGACGCCGTACGCTTGAGACCAACTTTAGCGGCGCAAACCGCGTGAAGACGTGAGCACTTGTAAGCGCTCATTTCAAAGAAAGGGACGAATGAACGGTCAGCGTTTTAGCGGTCTACGCCCGTCCGTCAGGCCATGCGAGATGATTTGACCGTGCGGCAAACCGGCGCAGTGTCAGCCGCCGTTACATTCATTCCGGGGTAGAAATATTCGGACAGCAGGCCTGCGGGCGAAAAATGGGCCCCAAAAAACAAAAGCCACGGTACGCGTTTCGCGAACTGTGGCTTCAATCATGCGATGCGCACCCGAAGTGCGCGCCCGTACGCGGTAATCCGCGCCTCAGGCCGGTGCAGCGTGGCTTTTAGTCGGTCAGCTTGATGCCGAACAACGTGGCTTGTGCCCTGCGCACGCGTTCTGCTTCGCGGCTGCGTGCTTCGTACGAGTACTCAGCGTCCAGCGGCAGATGGGGCGACGCAAAGAGGTCGCTGACCTTTTGGAACAATGCAAAGATGAAGCTCATGGCGACTCCCGGTTGGTTACTGCATTAGCTAGGGTTTTCCCTTAAGAAGCATTATAGGGTTTTCCCTAGAGTAACGCTAGTGCAATGCAGCAATTTTTTGGCGTGGCGTCTTGTCACGGCGCATTTCCCACATTGTGCGTCGCATCATGACAACGTCCCCGTTTTCGGGCATTCAGGGCCGGAAGGGAGAGTCGCGCGCAGCGCGGTCTTGACGCGATTTCTGTTGAAACCGGCTTTGAGAGGGGAAGGGAGCAAGAGCACCGCCGGTCGGCGATCGTTGTTCGGATCGCCGCGGCCGGTGCGTTACCAGCGCGGCGGTCACTGACCATCACTGCGGAATAACCGCTTTCGGCCTATGCGAATGCTGCGCCCGCGCGGCGCGTTTGGTATGCGCCGCCGTGACGGCAGCTTGCGGAGAAGTGGCGGCGGCGGCCGCGGCCGCGCCGGAAGCGGCACTGGCGGCCGCGGCATTCGCCATCGCCATATGCGTGTCGAGCAAACTGGCCATCGCCGCTTGCTGGTTCTCCATCATCTGTTCGATGCGATGCTGCTGGGCAGTGGTTTCACGCGTCAGGCGCATCAGCAACACGGTCTGCGTGATGCCGATCGCAACCGTCACCAGCAACGCGCCCACCACGATCGACAGCATCCACTTCATGCGGCGCGAATGATCGGTCGCGGCGCGGCGCTGATCGGCGATCACGCCATACAGCGCGTCGACGGTATCGGCGAAGGCGGTGGCCCGCGCGCGATCGAGTTCCGGCGCGGCGCGCAGCGCGGCCGCGGCCGCTTCGGCGCGCCGGGCTTCGCGCCACGGCGCGGCGAACTCGGCGCTCGCTTGTGCGGATGCCGATGAATTCGTCGATGTCTGCGCGGCAGGCGTCGGCTCGGCGGATGCAGCGCTCGCCTGCGCCGAAGCGGTTTCATCCACCGTATTCGGGGGTTCAACTGAAGTCGCTTCTCGCGATGCCGAAGCCGATGCCGATGCCGATGCCGCCTTGGCGAAAGTCGCAGCAAAACGTTGCGGCGCATTGCTGCCGCCCAAGGTCTGCGCGGACGCGGCATCAGTCGACGCACCCGTCGTCGCGCCCGCCTCGGACGCCTGGCGCAGCGCGGTCACGCTGCGCGCCACGGTTGCTGCCGCCATGGCTGGCGTCAACGGCGCCGCCGGTTTCTCGTCGGCATTAGCATCCGTTGCCGACTTCGTGTCGCCCAAAGCCAATTCACCGACCGGCGAAGCCGTCGCCGCCAGCGGCTCCATTTCGAGCCCGCTCAGTTGCGCGTTGACCGGCATCGGTTCATCGGACTTCGCGGCGCGGGGCGCGCGGCGCGCCGAGCGCGCGTCGAGCGGCCCGCTGTCGCCGGCATCGATCGCGCCGACCGCCGCCAGCACTACATCGGGTAACTCGAAACCGTGCAGCGTGCCTTGCCGGATGTCGATATTCATCGCTTCCAGCGTGGCGCGGGTG encodes:
- a CDS encoding 3-hydroxyacyl-CoA dehydrogenase family protein, whose protein sequence is MLRSFYRRQRESGVDKAVIGVVGTGLMGVGIATQSALHGHRTIVHDVDPARLASVASKAEAVLDELIDAGRIDQAARQAALARIETHAQLDVMASAQFVIEAIPEVLELKHRLYAALTELLSDDAILASNTSGFPPDQLVTPLRAKERFVIAHFWNPPHMIPLVEVVPGTATAPEVTQQTAALMSAIGMEPVVLAKAIPGFVGNRLQFAVLREALNIVRSGAATPDVVDRVMKASLGRRWGIVGPLEGADMGGLDTFLDISTHLMPELAKDEDVLDLLREQVDAGRVGVRSGAGFYEWDDAHLAQVKEGRRRVISRG